A window of Solanum stenotomum isolate F172 chromosome 3, ASM1918654v1, whole genome shotgun sequence contains these coding sequences:
- the LOC125859801 gene encoding eukaryotic translation initiation factor 5-like isoform X1: MALQNIGASNSDDAFYRYKMPRMLTKIEGRGNGIKTNVVNMVDIAKALARPPSYTTKYFGNELGAQSKFDEKSGTALVNGAHETPKLAGLLENFIKKYVQCYGCGNPETEVIITKTQMIQLKCAACGFLSDVDMRDKLTTFILKNPPEAKKGSKDKKTMRRAEKERLKEGEAADEELKKLKKETKKKVSSKDASAKPNSKKKHGGSDEDHVSPPRSHVNVKEEEEEDDDDDDVQWQTDTSLEAAQQRIQEQLNAATAEMVMLSTVESEKKSKAATQAPSPKAAASVTPENPKTENGETNHERLVREVKTNLKKGVSSSKIQSFLGSLSGSPQEVIIAFYEALLDGVEKGFAKEVIKKKSYLAAVAQDEESQLRLLGAIEEFSVKSNSVALKEVALVLKALYDDDLLEEEYIVQWYNKGVAANKDSKIWRNVKPFVEWLQSAESESEEE; encoded by the coding sequence ATGGCTTTGCAAAACATAGGTGCCAGCAACAGTGATGATGCCTTCTACAGGTATAAGATGCCCAGGATGCTTACCAAGATAGAGGGTCGTGGGAATGGCATCAAGACAAATGTGGTGAACATGGTTGATATTGCCAAAGCATTAGCAAGGCCCCCATCCTatacaacaaaatattttggaaatgaGCTTGGGGCTCAGtcgaaatttgatgaaaaatctGGAACTGCCCTTGTCAATGGAGCTCATGAAACTCCCAAACTTGCTGGTCTTCTTGAGAACTTTATTAAGAAATATGTTCagtgctatggttgtggaaatCCTGAAACAGAGGTCATAATAACCAAAACTCAGATGATCCAACTAAAATGTGCTGCATGTGGTTTCCTTTCTGATGTGGACATGAGGGACAAGCTGACAACTTTTATACTTAAGAACCCGCCTGAGGCTAAGAAGGGCTCCAAGGACAAGAAAACTATGAGAAGAGCTGAGAAGGAGCGGCTGAAGGAAGGCGAGGCTGCTGATGAAGAGCTGAAGAAGCTgaagaaagaaacaaagaaaaaggtTTCCTCCAAAGATGCTAGCGCAAAACCTAATTCTAAAAAGAAACATGGTGGCTCTGATGAGGATCATGTTTCACCACCTAGAAGCCATGTTAATgtgaaagaagaagaggaagaagatgatgatgatgacgacGTCCAGTGGCAGACAGATACTTCGCTGGAAGCTGCTCAGCAGCGTATACAAGAACAGCTAAATGCTGCGACTGCCGAAATGGTTATGCTGTCCACAGTTGAGTCTGAGAAGAAGTCCAAAGCAGCTACTCAAGCCCCAAGTCCTAAAGCAGCTGCTTCTGTGACACCTGAGAATCCCAAGACCGAAAATGGAGAGACAAACCATGAGAGGCTTGTTAGGGAAGTAAAAACAAATCTAAAGAAGGGAGTTAGCTCCAGCAAAATACAATCCTTTTTGGGTTCACTCTCTGGATCTCCTCAGGAAGTTATTATTGCTTTTTATGAAGCACTCTTGGATGGCGTTGAGAAAGGATTTGCCAAGGAGGTTATTAAGAAGAAAAGTTACCTTGCTGCTGTTGCTCAAGACGAAGAGTCTCAACTCCGATTACTTGGAGCTATAGAAGAGTTTTCTGTGAAATCCAACTCAGTTGCACTGAAGGAAGTGGCTCTGGTTTTGAAAGCTTTGTATGATGATGATCTGTTGGAAGAGGAATATATAGTACAGTGGTACAATAAGGGTGTTGCTGCGAACAAGGACTCCAAAATTTGGAGGAATGTCAAACCCTTTGTCGAATGGCTGCAGAGTGCTGAGTCCGAGTCCGAAGAGGAATGA
- the LOC125859805 gene encoding uncharacterized protein LOC125859805 → MLAKTCLVHMNEGVLWEAKIMRKNSIFFICEGDWPQFVVYHKLRPGDVLLFLLVDKSTFLVVPYTQKSGRNFHGRQPFEELSSSSEEEEEDIEPSRNSKESSDSVEESIDPSSCSKKGEYPSYSHLDHAMSGVKSCLSFIFSTIKSFDAVEKLVGDKWKQMSDAEKAPYITEAEKRRVEYAKVLNSYNQLMAAGYAEAEKRRVEYAKVLNSYNQLMAAGYAEAEKPDKSRSEVDPSSDS, encoded by the exons ATGTTGGCGAAGACTTGCTTAGTGCACATGAACGAAGGGGTGTTGTGGGAAGCAAAGATAATGAGAAAGAATTCCATTTTCTTCATCTGTGAAGGAGACTGGCCACAGTTTGTGGTCTATCACAAACTGAGGCCAGGGGACGTCTTGCTCTTCTTACTCGTTGACAAATCGACTTTCCTAGTCGTTCCCTACACCCAGAAAAGTGGTAGAAACTTTCATGGGAGACAACCTTTCGAGGAACTCAGCAGCAGCtcggaagaagaggaggaggataTTGAACCTTCAAGAAATTCGAAAGAATCATCAGACTCTGTGGAAGAAAGCATTGATCCATCCAGTTGCTCGAAAAAGGGGGAATATCCTAGCTACTCACATTTAG ATCATGCCATGTCAGGAGTTAAATCCTGTCTTTCGTTCATTTTCTCAACCATCAAATCTTTTGATGCTGTCGAGAAACTTGTCGGAGACAAGTGGAAACAGATGTCAGATGCTGAGAAAGCTCCTTATATAACTGAG GCAGAGAAAAGGAGGGTCGAATATGCAAAGGTCTTGAATTCTTATAACCAGTTAATGGCTGCTGGATATGCTGAGGCAGAGAAAAGGAGGGTCGAATATGCAAAGGTCTTGAATTCTTATAACCAGCTAATGGCTGCTGGATATGCCGAAGCAGAGAAACCTGACAAGTCGAGGTCCGAAGTTGATCCATCCAGTGACTCCTAA
- the LOC125859120 gene encoding B3 domain-containing protein REM16-like, translated as MQRIPKDFANRYYKNNLLNLAYLEVPSSKVWEVEVVHFEDQMWLDNKLKTGDVCVFAVIEGTMPVSINVIIFPAVFNTSKHAEVVSDGEDPCSQYISAAYQRAKAFTSENPFFIRVMQSSYVSGNSLNIPQVIGWEIFSAKRSDLVLQVPRKRSWALKCNRAKEYALLTSGWKEFVFDKYIKVGDVCVFEQVNRSNLLFNVYIFPAEENV; from the exons ATGCAGAGGATTCCGAAAGACTTTGCGAACAGATACTACAAGAACAACCTGCTAAACCTTGCATATCTTGAGGTACCTAGTAGCAAGGTATGGGAAGTTGAAGTGGTTCATTTTGAGGATCAAATGTGGCTAGACAACAAGTTAAAAACTGGAGATGTTTGTGTCTTTGCAGTGATTGAGGGCACAATGCCCGTGTCGATAAATGTGATCATATTTCCAGCAGTTTTTAACACATCAAAGCATGCAGAGGTCGTTTCTGATGGTGAAGATCCATGTTCTCAATACATTAGTGCAGCCTATCAAAGAGCAAAAGCTTTTACATCTGAAAATCCATTCTTCATTCGTGTTATGCAATCATCATATGTTTCTGGCAATTCGTTG AACATACCTCAGGTGATTGGGTGGGAAATTTTTTCCGCTAAACGTAGTGATCTGGTGCTGCAAGTTCCAAGAAAGAGATCATGGGCTTTAAAATGCAACCGCGCAAAAGAATATGCATTATTGACTTCAGGTTGGAAGGAGTTTGTGTTCGACAAATATATTAAAGTAGGTGATGTTTGTGTCTTTGAACAGGTTAATAGATCCAATCTTTTGTTCAATGTCTACATATTTCCTGCAGAAGAAAATGTGTGA
- the LOC125859801 gene encoding eukaryotic translation initiation factor 5-like isoform X6 translates to MALQNIGASNSDDAFYRYKMPRMLTKIEGRGNGIKTNVVNMVDIAKALARPPSYTTKYFGNELGAQSKFDEKSGTALVNGAHETPKLAGLLENFIKKYVQCYGCGNPETEVIITKTQMIQLKCAACGFLSDVDMRDKLTTFILKNPPEAKKGSKDKKTMRRAEKERLKEGEAADEELKKLKKETKKKVSSKDASAKPNSKKKHGGSDEDHVSPPRSHVNVKEEEEEDDDDDDVQWQTDTSLEAAQQRIQEQLNAATAEMVMLSTVESEKKSKAATQAPSPKAAASVTPENPKTENGETNHERLVREVKTNLKKGVSSSKIQSFLGSLSGSPQEVIIAFYEALLDGVEKGFAKEVIKKKSYLAAVAQDEESQLRLLGAIEEFSVKSNSVALKEVALVLKALYDDDLLEEEYIVQWYNKGVAANKDSKIWRNVKPFVEWLQSAESESEEE, encoded by the coding sequence GTGCCAGCAACAGTGATGATGCCTTCTACAGGTATAAGATGCCCAGGATGCTTACCAAGATAGAGGGTCGTGGGAATGGCATCAAGACAAATGTGGTGAACATGGTTGATATTGCCAAAGCATTAGCAAGGCCCCCATCCTatacaacaaaatattttggaaatgaGCTTGGGGCTCAGtcgaaatttgatgaaaaatctGGAACTGCCCTTGTCAATGGAGCTCATGAAACTCCCAAACTTGCTGGTCTTCTTGAGAACTTTATTAAGAAATATGTTCagtgctatggttgtggaaatCCTGAAACAGAGGTCATAATAACCAAAACTCAGATGATCCAACTAAAATGTGCTGCATGTGGTTTCCTTTCTGATGTGGACATGAGGGACAAGCTGACAACTTTTATACTTAAGAACCCGCCTGAGGCTAAGAAGGGCTCCAAGGACAAGAAAACTATGAGAAGAGCTGAGAAGGAGCGGCTGAAGGAAGGCGAGGCTGCTGATGAAGAGCTGAAGAAGCTgaagaaagaaacaaagaaaaaggtTTCCTCCAAAGATGCTAGCGCAAAACCTAATTCTAAAAAGAAACATGGTGGCTCTGATGAGGATCATGTTTCACCACCTAGAAGCCATGTTAATgtgaaagaagaagaggaagaagatgatgatgatgacgacGTCCAGTGGCAGACAGATACTTCGCTGGAAGCTGCTCAGCAGCGTATACAAGAACAGCTAAATGCTGCGACTGCCGAAATGGTTATGCTGTCCACAGTTGAGTCTGAGAAGAAGTCCAAAGCAGCTACTCAAGCCCCAAGTCCTAAAGCAGCTGCTTCTGTGACACCTGAGAATCCCAAGACCGAAAATGGAGAGACAAACCATGAGAGGCTTGTTAGGGAAGTAAAAACAAATCTAAAGAAGGGAGTTAGCTCCAGCAAAATACAATCCTTTTTGGGTTCACTCTCTGGATCTCCTCAGGAAGTTATTATTGCTTTTTATGAAGCACTCTTGGATGGCGTTGAGAAAGGATTTGCCAAGGAGGTTATTAAGAAGAAAAGTTACCTTGCTGCTGTTGCTCAAGACGAAGAGTCTCAACTCCGATTACTTGGAGCTATAGAAGAGTTTTCTGTGAAATCCAACTCAGTTGCACTGAAGGAAGTGGCTCTGGTTTTGAAAGCTTTGTATGATGATGATCTGTTGGAAGAGGAATATATAGTACAGTGGTACAATAAGGGTGTTGCTGCGAACAAGGACTCCAAAATTTGGAGGAATGTCAAACCCTTTGTCGAATGGCTGCAGAGTGCTGAGTCCGAGTCCGAAGAGGAATGA